Below is a window of Acidobacteriota bacterium DNA.
ATCTTACATACATGTACCATGAGCAAGAAAGCTGAAAAGCGCGTGGCCGAAATCGAAGGCGAGAACTCCCAGGTCGAGCAGGATCAGGAGCAGGAACTGCACGATCCCGGAATCGGTCCCTCTGAATCGGATCAAGAGGTGTCGGAGGAATTGCGGCGCCAATGGGAAGATCGCATCGGCGAATTGAAGAGAGAACGCAGCGAATACCAGGACTTGCTGCAGCGCAAGCAGGCCGAGTTCGAAAACTACCGCAAACGGACCTTGCGCGAGCGCGAGGGGATACGCCTGGCGGCCCAATCCGAGGTCTTGCGCAGCTTGCTGAGCGTGGCCGACGCCTGCCAGGCCGGCATCGAGAGCATGCCCCAGGACGAAGATGAGCCCCGCCTCCAGAGTTATCGCGACGGATACGAACTGCTGGCTAAAGAGATCGACAAGGTTTTCAGCAACTTCGGCGTAGAGGAGGTGCCGGGTCAGGGGGAACCCTTCAATCCCAACCTCCACGAAGCCGTGATGCGGGAGGAATCCGAAGAACATCCCGACGGGATCATACTGGAGGAGTTCCGCAAGGGATACCGTATCGGAGACTATTTGCTGCGCCCCTCCCAGGTAAAGGTGTCCGTCCGGCCCCAAAGCGAGGAAGAGGGCCAGTCGGTAGAGGTCGACATCAAGGCATAAGACCTGTTCCCCCTGCCTGTCCCGCTCTTTTCCCTGCTGCCACATAAGAGGAGCCGAATCGTGAAGCGTGATTATTACGAAGTGCTGGGCGTCGACCGAAACGCCTCGGCCTCCGACATCAAGAAGGCCTATCGACGCCTGGCCCTCCGCTACCATCCTGATAAGAACAAGGGAGATAAGGTGTCGGAGGAGAAGTTCAAAGAAGCGGCCGAAGCCTACAGCGTCCTCAGCAACGCCGAAAAGAAAGCACGCTATGATCGCTTTGGACACTCGGGCCTGGGCCAAGGCGCCTCCAATATCGACCCCGACATCTTCAGCGATTTCGGCGACATCTTCGGCGACTTCTTCGGTTTCGACATCTTCGGCGGCGGACGCGGCCGTCGCGGCCCCCGACCGAGGCGGGGAGCCGATCTGCGTTACGACCTTTCCATTACCTTCCAGGAAAGCGCCGAGGGGACCAAGACCAAAATCAAGATTCCGCGCACCCGGGCCTGCAAGACTTGCGACGGCAGCGGAGCCGATCCCAACCATGGCACCCAAACCTGCTCCACCTGCCAGGGCAGGGGACAGATCGCCTATCAACAGGGCTTCTTCACCATCTCCCGCACCTGCAGCGCCTGCCAAGGCCAAGGCCAGGTCGTGAAGGAAAAGTGCCCAGACTGCGGCGGTCTGGGGCGCAAGCGGGAAGAGCGCGTGATGGAAATGAGAATTCCCGCCGGAGTTGCCTCGGGAACCCGCTTGCGCATCGGCGGAGAAGGAGAGGCCGGCGAAAACGGCGGACCCTCGGGCGACCTCTACGTGGTGGTCAACGTCGAAGAACATCCCTTCTTCCGCCGTGAAAACGACGACGTGGTGTGCGAGATTCCCGTCAGCTTTCCGCAAGCCGCCTTGGGAGCCGACATCAATGTCCACACCCTCAACGGCGAAGAGAGAATCCGCATTCCCGAGGCCACCCAGACAGGCGATACCTTCCGCCTCAGGGACAAAGGGTTTCCCAGCCTCAACGGCCGGGGACGCGGCGATCAAGTCATCAAGGTGCGGGTCGTGACTCCCACCCAACTCTCCTCCGAACAACGCGAACTCTACGAGCGCCTGGCCGACTTGGCCGGCGAGGACCACCACAAGGGCACCTTCTTCGACAAGGTGAGAGACTTTTTCAGTTAGGCCGTCGCCCCCTAACTGAACCCTCCATAGCCTTGGCGAAGGAGGGTAAACCCAGTTCGAAATGCGATATCCGAAGTCCGAAGCGTAGGGAAAACGCCAACCCCCTTGAAGCCCACATGACCACCTGGACCCGCATCCGCTTCAAAGTCCCCGCCTCCCAGCGCGAAGCCGCCGCCGCCCTGCTGTGGGCCATGGGGAGCTGCGGCTTCCAGGAAATCGAGGACGACGGCGCGGTCATCTTCGATTCCTACTTCGAGGCCGAGCACCCTCCGGCCCAAACGGCCCAAGGACTCTCAGCCCAAGCCCAGTCGGCCCGAATCGAACTCCTGAGTCCCCCTGAACCCCTGATCTACCAGGCCGATCCCCACGACTGGATCGTCAACTGGAAAAAGAACTACCGCAGCTTCCAGGTAGGCGGCACCTTCTACATCCATCCCTCCTGGGAAGACCCCGACCCCTCCATCCCCGTCAACCTGCAAATCGACCCCTCCCACGCCTTCGGCACGGGAACCCACGAGTCGACCCAGCTTTGCCTGCTGGCGCTGCCCGATCTGGCCCCTGTCCACACCGCCATGCTCGACCTGGGAACCGGCTCAGGCGTCCTGGCCGCCGCCGCCCGTCGGCTCAATCCCCGACTCGAGATCACCGCCCTCGACAACGACCCCAAAACCGCCGAGGTGGCCCGCTTACTCTTCGCCGACAACGCAATCGACGGCGTCCGCCTGCTGACCGGCGAATTGCGTTCCCTGAGCGGACGCTTCGACCTGGTCACGGCCAACCTCACCCTGGACATCTTCCGCCGCATCGACCGAGACCTGCTGCCCCGCGTGGGCCGGACCCTGCTGGCCTCGGGGATCACCCGCGACCAGGAAGAGGCCCTGGTCACCATCCTCGAGGACTCGGGCCAGTTGCAGTCCTCCCCTCCCCAGCGCCTCAAGGGCTGGAGCGCCATCGTGTTCAGGCGCGCCGCTGCTTGAGCGCCCTGCCGCCATGCAATACTCTGCTGGACATGTATCGGGCACTGATCGAACAGGTCGACCTCAAGACCGGGACCGCATCTCTCGGCAGCGACGAGGCTCACCATCTCAATCGGGTGCGCCGACAGAAGGCCGGGGACCCATTCCTGGGTTTGGACGGCCAGGGAGGGCTTTACCTCTGCACCTTGCGCCGCCGCGGGCGGGACTGGGGCGCCGAGATCGTGGAAAGGCTGGAAAGCGAGACCGAATCGCCCCTGCACATCGTGCTGGCGCAGGCCCTCGTCAAAAAAGACAAGTTCGAGTGGGTCATCCAGAAAGCCACCGAACTGGGAGTCCGGCGGATCGTCCCCCTCATCACCGAGCGCACCGAGGTCCGTCCCCGCCCCGCCAGCGCCCAACGCAAGATGCGGCGCTGGCACAAGATTCTCGTCGATGCCCTCAAGCAGTCCGGACGCCTCAGCCTCCCCCAACTCGAAGAGCCGCAGGACCTGGCCCAATTCTGCGCCGGCGACCAAAGCCAGGCCCGCCTGGTGCTGGACGAAGAGGGCAACCTCGCCTGGAGCCAGGCGCTGGAGGCCTTCCCGTCTCCTCCCGCCAGTTGCACCGTCTACATTGGTCCCGAGGGGGGATGGGACGATCGCGACCGCCAGGTTTTCGCCTCCCATGATCTTCCGCGCATTCGGCTCGGTCCCCGAACCCTGCGCACCGAAACCGCCCCCGTCTGCGCCCTCACCTTGCTGCAACACGCTTGGGGCGACCTGTAAGCTTGACCCGGCACCAAGCGAGGACTAAACTCCCTCGGATGAAGAGAGCATTTCTGGTGATCGCGATGCTGGGACTGTGGGGAAGCGCCCTCTTGGGACAACAGCGTCCGCTGCTGACCGAACCCGCCAATACCGTAGAAGAGGGCCACCTGCTCTTCGACGTGGGATTCGAGTTCTACCAGGACGCCGTCTTTCCCTTCTCGGGCTTGGAAGGCGACCTTTCGCGCCTGGGCGTGCTGGGCTTTCGCCTGGGAGTCAGCGAAGACGTCGAACTGCAACTCCTGGGCAGCGTGCAAAACGTCCTCAACGTTGACCGCAAGTTTGTCGGCCCTAATACCCCCAATCTCGATTTCAGCGACGACGACACCACTTCGGTAGGCGACTTTACACTGGCCGCCAAGTGGCGCTTTCTGGATGAGGACGAGGGACGCCCCGCCCTGGCCTTCCGCTTTGGGTTCAAATTGCCCAACGCCTCCAACGAGAGCGGACTGGGCACCGACGAAAGCGACATCTTCGGCGCTTTTCTGCTGGAAAAAACGGTGGGCCAACTGCGCGTCATCGGCAATGCCGGATTCATCATCTTGGGCGATCCGGTCGACAACTCCTCGCAAGACGACCAGTTCCTCTACGGCTTGGCCCTGCTCCATCCGGTGGGCGACAATGTCAATCTGCTGGCGGACTTTCATGGACGCGCCGGCGACTCCGGATTCGGCACCGAAGAAACCTCGAACCTGCGCCTGGGCGCCCAAATCAAGACAGGCGGCATCCATTGGGACTTCGGCGCTCACTTCGGCTTCGAGGACGCCGATCCCGACACCGGCTTCTTCATCGGCATCTCAAAGGACTTCAAGCTCTGGGATTGATTTGCCCCTAGCTGCAGCCAGAGGTGCTGCCGCAGACGGTGCAGACGTAGCAGTTGCCGTTCCGCTGCATGAGGTTGCCGCACATTCCGCAGGTGTGGGACTCGCCGTTGGCGCTCTCGCTGATCAAGCGCTCGGCGGCTTCCCTGTCTCCGGACTCGGCCTTCAACTGCGACTCGGGGAAGTTGACCTGCACCCCGTCTTCAGAACGGCTCTTGCCGTTGGGCTTGACCTGCTGGATGCCCAGCGATTCCTGCACCTCGGGGCTGAGGTAGCGGCTGGCCAGGTAACGCACCACATAGTCGGGTATTGAAGTGGCGAAGCGCACCTGCTCGTTGTCGGTATAGCCGGCCGGCTCGAAGCTCATGTGGGCGAACATGCGCACATAGTCCTCAAGCGGCACGCCCCTCTGAAGTCCCATCGAGATGGCGATGGCCCAGGCCATGGCCATGCCCTGCAAGGTCGAACCCTGCTTGGCGAAGTTGAGGAAGATCTCTCCCAGTTCGCCGTCGTCGGGATACATGCCCATGGTCAGAAAGCCCTTGAATCCCTGGATGCGGAACTCATGCTGGAAGGCCGGATGGTCCTTGGGCAAGTTGCGGTGGGCGGGCGTGGCCTCTTCCTTGGCCTTGCGCTCTTTGTTGGAGAGAGGCTGCACCCATTTGCAGCCGTCGCGGTAGACGCTGACCGATTTCATGCCCAGCTTCCAACCCTGCACGTAGGCCTCTTCAATGTCTTCAACGGTGGCCTCGTTGGGCAAGTTGATGGTCTTGGAGATGGCGCCCGAGAGAAAAGGCTGCACCGCTCCGCACATCTTGATGTGGCCCATGTAGTGGATGGAGCGGTCGCCGTTGAGCGAGCGGTCGGCGCAGTCGAAAACCGCCAGATGCTCTTTCTTGAGTCCGGGAGCGCCCTCGATGGTTTCCTCGCGGTGGATGAACTCCATGATCTTGGCTATCTGCTCGCTCTCGTAGCCGAGTCTCTTGAGGGCCCTGGGGATGGTGTTGTTGACGATCTTGAGGGTCCCGCCGCCCACCAGTTTCTTGGTCTTGACCAGGGAGAAGTCGGGCTCGATGCCGGTGGTGTCGCAGTCCATCATGAAGGCGATGGTGCCGGTGGGGGCCAGCAACGTGACCTGAGCGTTACGGTAACCCGTCTTGGAGCCCTTCACGATGGCGTCATCCCAGGCTTCCATGGCGGCGTGCAGCACGTCCATCGGCACCAGGGCCGAATCGATCGAGGACAACGCCTCCCGATGCTTGTGCATCACCCGCATCATAGGAACCCGGTT
It encodes the following:
- a CDS encoding nucleotide exchange factor GrpE — its product is MSKKAEKRVAEIEGENSQVEQDQEQELHDPGIGPSESDQEVSEELRRQWEDRIGELKRERSEYQDLLQRKQAEFENYRKRTLREREGIRLAAQSEVLRSLLSVADACQAGIESMPQDEDEPRLQSYRDGYELLAKEIDKVFSNFGVEEVPGQGEPFNPNLHEAVMREESEEHPDGIILEEFRKGYRIGDYLLRPSQVKVSVRPQSEEEGQSVEVDIKA
- the dnaJ gene encoding molecular chaperone DnaJ, coding for MVKRDYYEVLGVDRNASASDIKKAYRRLALRYHPDKNKGDKVSEEKFKEAAEAYSVLSNAEKKARYDRFGHSGLGQGASNIDPDIFSDFGDIFGDFFGFDIFGGGRGRRGPRPRRGADLRYDLSITFQESAEGTKTKIKIPRTRACKTCDGSGADPNHGTQTCSTCQGRGQIAYQQGFFTISRTCSACQGQGQVVKEKCPDCGGLGRKREERVMEMRIPAGVASGTRLRIGGEGEAGENGGPSGDLYVVVNVEEHPFFRRENDDVVCEIPVSFPQAALGADINVHTLNGEERIRIPEATQTGDTFRLRDKGFPSLNGRGRGDQVIKVRVVTPTQLSSEQRELYERLADLAGEDHHKGTFFDKVRDFFS
- a CDS encoding 50S ribosomal protein L11 methyltransferase, which encodes MTTWTRIRFKVPASQREAAAALLWAMGSCGFQEIEDDGAVIFDSYFEAEHPPAQTAQGLSAQAQSARIELLSPPEPLIYQADPHDWIVNWKKNYRSFQVGGTFYIHPSWEDPDPSIPVNLQIDPSHAFGTGTHESTQLCLLALPDLAPVHTAMLDLGTGSGVLAAAARRLNPRLEITALDNDPKTAEVARLLFADNAIDGVRLLTGELRSLSGRFDLVTANLTLDIFRRIDRDLLPRVGRTLLASGITRDQEEALVTILEDSGQLQSSPPQRLKGWSAIVFRRAAA
- a CDS encoding 16S rRNA (uracil(1498)-N(3))-methyltransferase, which produces MYRALIEQVDLKTGTASLGSDEAHHLNRVRRQKAGDPFLGLDGQGGLYLCTLRRRGRDWGAEIVERLESETESPLHIVLAQALVKKDKFEWVIQKATELGVRRIVPLITERTEVRPRPASAQRKMRRWHKILVDALKQSGRLSLPQLEEPQDLAQFCAGDQSQARLVLDEEGNLAWSQALEAFPSPPASCTVYIGPEGGWDDRDRQVFASHDLPRIRLGPRTLRTETAPVCALTLLQHAWGDL
- a CDS encoding transporter → MKRAFLVIAMLGLWGSALLGQQRPLLTEPANTVEEGHLLFDVGFEFYQDAVFPFSGLEGDLSRLGVLGFRLGVSEDVELQLLGSVQNVLNVDRKFVGPNTPNLDFSDDDTTSVGDFTLAAKWRFLDEDEGRPALAFRFGFKLPNASNESGLGTDESDIFGAFLLEKTVGQLRVIGNAGFIILGDPVDNSSQDDQFLYGLALLHPVGDNVNLLADFHGRAGDSGFGTEETSNLRLGAQIKTGGIHWDFGAHFGFEDADPDTGFFIGISKDFKLWD
- a CDS encoding vitamin B12-dependent ribonucleotide reductase (catalyzes the reduction of ribonucleotides to deoxyribonucleotides; the rate-limiting step in dNTP synthesis); amino-acid sequence: NRVPMMRVMHKHREALSSIDSALVPMDVLHAAMEAWDDAIVKGSKTGYRNAQVTLLAPTGTIAFMMDCDTTGIEPDFSLVKTKKLVGGGTLKIVNNTIPRALKRLGYESEQIAKIMEFIHREETIEGAPGLKKEHLAVFDCADRSLNGDRSIHYMGHIKMCGAVQPFLSGAISKTINLPNEATVEDIEEAYVQGWKLGMKSVSVYRDGCKWVQPLSNKERKAKEEATPAHRNLPKDHPAFQHEFRIQGFKGFLTMGMYPDDGELGEIFLNFAKQGSTLQGMAMAWAIAISMGLQRGVPLEDYVRMFAHMSFEPAGYTDNEQVRFATSIPDYVVRYLASRYLSPEVQESLGIQQVKPNGKSRSEDGVQVNFPESQLKAESGDREAAERLISESANGESHTCGMCGNLMQRNGNCYVCTVCGSTSGCS